The Vigna radiata var. radiata cultivar VC1973A unplaced genomic scaffold, Vradiata_ver6 scaffold_347, whole genome shotgun sequence region AATTAatgtattgtttgattttattgtccACTAAGTTAGGTAACTTTTGTTGTTTGcttaagtatttttataaaaaaatgatataataaaattttaagtcatttataaattaaaatattttgaattaagtttttattaatattttttctttcatcaattATTAAAACTCTTTACATTTCTTTTAATCGAGtcttttaatcaatataaaggCACATGATTATGTGGTTTTGTTGTATCAAACATGACACCAAAAATTTagacaataaaagaaatgaaaattttgaaaatttaattaccaatacgaaatttatgataaatttaaaatttaattataattttttttgttagatgTAAGGTAATGACAATGTAAGTTTAATTGATAGTATAAAATCAATAACAGttactcaattaaaaaatatatataaatttggatatttaataaaagaaatatttttaataaaaacttgatttcatgaaaaatgtaaatttaaattaaattaaatttttaatatgcaCAATTCAATTGTACTTGTTAATTTTATGGTGGAGTGGTTAGTTAGagagtttttatatttatttttggttggtAAGATGGGTTCTCATAACTAAAGGCAGAAGGAAGTAAACACACGTGCATTCCGTCTTAAACTATCAAAAgctaattaagagaaaaaaaaaaagaataaagtaaagCGCAAATTGTGAATAAAAGTAGGAAAACTTGTGATTAACgtttaaaatagtaattaaatgGAAATGAAAGAGCGATTAGATTGTTAAGGGTTGAATGATTGATTTAAGAAGAAGGtgttatattgaaaaatattggaTGACACacttaatttctttatattcatttaatattattttttttttatttttttaaaagtataaaattttacatttttataattattttatttttatactgtgTGAAATCGTGTTACGATTAATCGTTAACAGAGGAGAAGGTTTTATTTGACTTATTTTGATGAAACAGAGAATGATAGAAGCACTAAAGTTTCAACGCCACCGGCAAGTTGAAAAGTGGAAAGGTCtgaattaaaagaagaaaaaactttttttaacaacacttttttaacaactttttgacaacatatACGTGACAGTTTATGTTTAGTtcgtttgaaatattttttaaacataaattcaagtaaatcaataaaatgatgacacgtgttccgttataaaaaaaattgtcaaaaaatattgtcaaatatCATCGTTCTTAAAAAAAGGTGGGAACCACATAGAGGTAGCATTAGCAACGAGTCAGGAGCGTAGCCACAAAGAAAGGGTGAGGTGAATAGAAAGATGTGTGGGTGATGAGTGGGGTCCATGTTTGCTTATCCTATATGCATAAGACCACACCCACAACTTTTCATGATTAAACCAAAGCCAAAATCCTGATATTTAAAACGTACGAGACAACCAAATCTTTATCAAAGCAACAACGAATATGCTCATTTCACGGTGCAAAAACATCCTCATTCTCCACCAtcccctctttttctttttatttttctttttttctaaagtcTCTCTTGTTTGCTTCCATTGCTCACCAAATATTATTCAACTCGTTGCTTTTGCAAAAGTTACTCTGCCTCTTCTTGCttaagttaaaacaaaaatattgctattctatatttttttatcataacaaaATCAACACTCTTTTTTCCTAACAAGATCTATACGGCAcgttattttattcattatctGTTAAgatacaaacaaagtttcacatcgaataaaaaaaaagttgtttataaattatgtatacataaatatgtttattaaagtgatactaaaaacaaattCGTAAGAACTtgaccaaaaataaataatatctttttaaatgcGAAAATCaagtataataatttttcttttcttatatatcaCTATGTCAATTctcaaaatcaataatcattttataaaagtataatttataatatacataaGGGAAATTAGTAACttatgtaaaaagaaattaaacttcAAACTCATTTTCTTATATGTTTTCATGTTACTACTgaagtttattaaatttaatgttattttttatcacaTCATCCATAATATTTAGTTCACACacaaaatatctatatatagtttaaggataagaaaaaaaaatatacttaaattcactttcgaatatatatatatatatatatatatatatatatatatatttaaatttcttaatgtCGTGAGTTTAGTCTTTCATCATTGTTAGGTATTTGTAGCCCTACCCATAGTTTTGATGAGGTCAATCATTGCCTCCCATCACTTCCACATGTCTCATAGTTTATAGTTCTCACCAAACAAATAAATGTCCACAAATAataacttcattttctttttttactctaaatatataaaaacatattagataatctataaatattatatatatatatatatatatatatatatataaactataatgaGGTTCACTATGATTCTAGTAAATTCTTAAAACCCGACTCCAACCTCAAGTTTATTAAGATATCATGGttagaaataattattacatttagaaTTTGGAGTTTggtctttttcttaaaaaatgtttcaaatgatTAAAGAAGgaatatacatttaaattatcTCTGATAACAAATTCCAAATAATACGAGATTATTAAAACATTAGAAAACAAATCCAAGAAATCCACTAGTTAGAAAAGTCATTCTTAAAAACATGCATTTTGAAGTGATTGTTAGGTCACTTTCATAAATTATACACCACTTCAATGTTTAATTCACTAATCTTTATCTCTCAATCtgtcatatattatttattataattcatttttttttcctttcttggtCTTCGTTAAGGAGTTCTcgtccaattttttttttttattttttttttcacaaacaaaatttgaatgaaatcaataccaacaaaaaactatttatttaatacaatttagaTACACTCATATCCTAAAACAAGATTCAAATTACATGTTAtactaatgaaaaatataagactATATTTGAATAGTTATTAAgaaatcctaattaaaaataacacagtaacattttttaaaataaagtaaaaaaatatttttcataatgaaTTTCTCGAAGTCATTGTCATTTATGCTTTTTATGACAATTATCTATagaattttcttcaaattccatTTAAATACAATCCAAAGTATTCATatgcaacttttttttatgctgttcatcttcttcattctctTTGTATAgtcttttgattttcttctgTGTCATTGTTCATTTCCTTTCTCCATTATGGGAATATCTATTATTAAAAGAgggtttaagtctaactcaactccacaaaacccgatagtagaaattggataGTCTAATAGAGACCCGACTACGGGTGAAAATTGAATTGCtcaataaagaataaatatcgCTGGGATAGGCTCAAACCACagttctgataccatattagaggTGTGTTTAAGCATAActtaaccccacaaaaccggcttaaAAGGTAAGGTTTGcatttcacttatatattataaattgactttatctctagtcgacgtgagacttccaacacatgtAGACCCTAAACTTAAATGTAAATTGTAAAAGTGCTTCCCAATTATAAGCAATAGTTTAACATAAAATGGGTTATTTTGCAACAATTTACGGATCAAAGAATATAGATATTGTATGAGTTTATATTATAAGTTCTCTTTTGGAATAATAAATAGGTATATTCCCGTATTCAAAATAATATCTCTTCATTTCCTCCAGTTTTGCACAAAGTgagattttaatatttcatcaCATGTCAAACACAAAGTTATGCGAGATTTGAAGTGCTTAAGTTCATCAAGTTAAGTGATCGAATAAGAAGATCATGTGGAAAGGAAAACACTATGACATGGAAAAACATACACATAATTCggaatagaattaaaataaaagcaagtTACAAcataattttctcattttcctaTCAGTTACTTATATGTGAAAGATATATTGATTTAGGATGATTTTGCCCTTTAATATTGCATTTGGGTatttaatacaataatttaaaatagtatttgAACATTTGGTTATAATTGTGTTTATaacttatttgaaatatttgaattaagagAAATAGTAATGAATTGTGTTTATTGTTGGGGTGCAAACAAAGTTCGACATCGGATAAAATAAGAGACagatatgaatttatatacacataaatatcTCAATCAATAAGAGATATTTTGGAATGGTACCAAAAGTAAATCTCTGATAGTTTGTCTCGAAGTGGACAATATCTTGCTAGTAAGGtatctcaaaattttaatatctcTCACACTCTGTGACAAAACTTAGTGTATGTTTAAGAGACTCATTATTATCACTGACATTATATGTtgatattctaaaataatttcaattcatCATTATTAGAATAGTGTTTTATTAATAAGTTATGTGGGATGTTTTAGAACACTTATTTAAagcttttttttaaatttaatgtactaatattttcatttttgttatcctaactaatttaaatgtttttgaaaaatattacattgataCATCTCTTACATTTTATattcttcaattatttataagaatacTGTGTACCCTATTTTTGTCCAGTTAACATAGGATCGAATGAAACATAGAATCGGATAAAACATAGAATCGAACGGTCCAAACAATTAATCATCTTGTAAACATGACTTATACCTATATCAAAATCGAACGATTGCAATCTATAGGTCAAACAGTCACccttcaaaaaaattatacttaattttgattaagTGTACTTATTAGGCCAtgattaaataatcaataatttgaagtctatttcaaaatttataaatgtttaagataaaaagatagATGATTGTATTTCTACATATGACGTTTTAGTTCAATCAAATGagattaaaaacaaacaatgaCAAAGACAAACACCTTAACATTCCGAacttaataaacaaatattctTCACCTCATAATCATAATCGAAATacattgtattttataaaaaaatattaaaataaagtataaggATAATGGTGGAAAAGAgtgtgaaaattatatatatatatatatatatatatatgagtgagtaacttgtaaattttgtttgagtGCTTTAacgtttttattattaaattttttaaagtggACACAACAAACAATCTATTTGACCGTTAATAGTGTAGAAAGAATAGTATACCTATGAAATGACTCGTTTTATAATTTGATGAAGAGGAAACGCGTAAAAATGTTGTAAAGCAAGTTAGAGACagaatatgtaaaaaaaaatataaaatggatAAAATTTAGCTTCCGTTCTCTTAGCTTGTACGTGTTAGTGGTACCTTAACCAGAAACAATGTCAtcaatacttttattttgtatgtgTTTTAACTCTTTCACTCTAAgtgtatataataaatatatattctttctgttgacaataataatactaaaaacaataatgtaatatttttaatattttgataagttaattttttattgcatCACTTAATTCATTgcgtgttttattttatttttttgtctcgGCGTTGAAAAGAGTATTCATggataattttcttttccataaaTATTATGGGACATATATTAAATGCTAAACGATCGTAGGACACACGTTTAGGGTCGTGCTTACCGAGGCAAGCCAAACATGGCACAGTATTTGACGGTCCTGATTGATGGATTCTGTCCCCTCAACGAAAGATGACCACCAATACCATGACGACACCAATCGACGTTGATAATAATTTCTAGTGCCAAACACCCCTCTTTCGTTTCCCACCGCATACTATTAGTAAGTAATACTAGTAACCCTAGTAGTAACTTTAGTGTACGGCAGCGCCTACCACAAACACCAATGCCATCACACCACACTTTCAACACTTAAACCCTACCAAACCAAAACTCTCTATATATCACCCAAACATCCCTatgtctctttctttctctcaatcacaaaaacaaacccAACAACACCCTTTCTTCTTTCAAACCTTTTATTTCTTCACCTATATCATCACATCTATTAATCTTCTTCCACacatatatcatatattcatATACCTATATTTATTGCATGGACTGTTGAGATGTCTCGCACGTGCTCACAGTGCGGCAACAACGGCCACAACTCACGGACATGCACCGACGGTGGTGCCGCTGTTTCCGGCGGCTCCTCTCCCCGGGAGACCGGCTTCATGCTGTTTGGCGTGCGAGTCACCGAAGGAATTTCCTCCTTCAGGAAGAGCGCTAGCATGAACAACCTCTCTCAATACGACGCCGATTCCAACACAGCCGACACCGGGTACGCCTCCGATGACGTCGTTCACGCCTCCGGCCGCACGCGCGAGCGCAAGCGAGGTCAGTAATTAACCGATTAACAATCATTGACGATTTGTTTGGTTGTTCTGATAAGTACTTTGTTTGGTTTGAGAGACAAATTAATTGATCGATTGAGTTTTTGAATTGGTGAACAAAGGTGTTCCTTGGACGGAGGAAGAGCACAGACTGTTCCTGTTAGGGTTGCACAAAGTTGGAAAGGGAGATTGGAGAGGAATTTCTAGAAACTTCGTCAAAACTCGCACGCCAACTCAGGTCGCCAGTCACGCTCAGAAGTACTTCCTCCGTCGCCACAACCAGAACCGCCGCCGCCGGAGATCTAGCCTCTTTGACATCACTACCGATACGGTACTTtcagtttcattttctttttttgcataataaattgatgttaatttttgttGGCATCCATCTAAATGTCATTAGATTTcattactaatttattttaaattaaataatcgGATTGACAATTTCAAAACAGTTATAAACTACCTCTAAAaggaaataattaattgattaaaacaaagttgagattcatttaaataatttgagagTAATCAAGTAATTTAACGcttaattgattttcattttgaaatttcaagGTGATGGAGTCTTCTACTATAATGGAAGAAGAACAAGTTCAGCAGGAAACGGCGGCGGCGCCTATCCCGGCAGCATATCCGCCGTCGCATTACGGCGGTTTCCCTGGCGCAGGTTTTCCGATGAGTCTATCTCCAGTGGTTTTGCCGGCAAGCAGTGAGAGGCTAGCCAAGCCGATTAGGCCGACGCCGATTTTGCCGGTCCCACCGTCGTCGAAGATGGCTAGTTTGAACTTGAAAGAGAAAGCTTCTCCGACAAATCTCATAGAGCCTTTACCGTTGTCCTTAAATCTGCCATCACCGACGCCGCGGTCACAGGATAAGTCACCGGCGGGTAGTGACCACTCATCGCCGTCGTCATCATCATCGGCTTTTCAGGCGATATCTGCTGGGAAGTTCGGCGGCGGTGGGGACAGTATCATCAGCGTTGCTTGAAAAGAAGGAAACCTAAAGAAAATTAGCGTCATTAAGTTACTATTAATCAAGTACGGTGGTGGATAATTTGagtatgtaaattaattttacaaagtCGGAGATGTATCCAAGAaggggaaaattgaaaatatgtgTTGGAGATTTATTGATTactaaagataaagataatatcgGTAGGAGGGAGGGGAtatttgaatgaatgaatgagtatgattataattatgatttgaagaaaagaaaaaaaaaagagtatgtTAGGCTATATAGGTAATTAGCAAATTAAATTGCTGGTTTGCATTGAATGTACAGGTTTAGAAATGAATTAGATAGATGGGTTGTCACACTCTCTAGCTGTCGGGGGATTCTTGTTTCTATTTGTATGGGGGAGTGTGACATTGAAATGATAGCGCACCAGGTACTCTTTATATGCTATTGGTCTCTCTCTGTATTGCATTGCCATTGGGGTCATTAAAATATCACTGCTAGCTTAGACAAACGAATATATTATGCTCACCCTTCAATTCTTAAGCACATGCCATTCTCTGTaatttttattgctttctttctCTTTGGCTTCTATGACTATTTTTGCTAACACGCCAATCCACTTTTAATTACACCATAAAAATTAGGCAGCAAAAAAAAGGTGTTGCTAAAATAGGATATGATGTTGTAATATAATGGGAAAAAGAGAAGCAAAATGCATCATTCTCAGAAGGACTTTCTATTATAGTCTTTAATATTTAGTCCATTGCTTAACTTTATATGAGTTAAAACAGGTCTAATAATACCCCTAATCACACACTCACACTTTAGCCAACTATGAATgcgtattttattttctataaataaagtCTGTTTAAATCTTGTGTACAAGTACTCTTCTTCAGATGTTCTACTTGTCTTATCTTGAAAAAAAGAATCCCGTATTATGTGAAGGTTGTTccaaacttaaatataattactgATGCATAAGAATTGTAAATGTagtcttttttataaaagataaactAAAAATGAATGCATTATATATactcctaattttttttttaatcaactgTATGGTCAAGGTTTACGATTCAATATTTGTTGAATAACTGACCACCTTTCTTTGGTTTTGATATTGCAAATTTAAAATGACAagacttaataattatttaaataacttaaaaataaataataaaaaaaaggggaCCGAGACAAGTAAATTCGCCCCTGCTTGTATTATAGAATAAAGGTGTAAGGAATAATGTGTCATTCACCTTTATTATTATAGATTAGTAGTCTTTGTTTTTGTGGTTGTCTTGTTTATGGAAAATTATGGTGAATTTTAAAATCCTtccttgtttgatatattttaaggaGAGAAATAATGAGAGTGAAAGAGAATacttttcatgttttattataGAAGAGAGCACGTGAGGGAGTGAGTGaaatcacaagaaaaaaaaatgttttttctaggtaaatatatatttttttggataATCACATTATcgatatattttttcattttgttgatttttttttgcaagAGAAATTACTAAGTAGGTTTAGAAAGGAAGAGAACATGTCCCCAGCTTATTCGATTACCTAGCTTCTAATATCAATAACAGTTGTAACATGACTCATTAATtctacataattaataatttgtctAGGtgaaaagttcttttttttttcagtagaGATCGTTTAAGTATTCATATTTAACTTAACATAAATTTGAACTAAAGACAATATGTTCATTGCTgattttttcaaatcaaatcatATTTAGAAACTTTTTACTTatctttttttccctttttatgttttttcactTAATAATACAAACAATCTTTTTCTTATTCCTTAATTTctaaacaaatattaagattttttcACTCGTGCAAAGTAGGctttaaaagttagttattttgggcttttgacGTCATCTCACGAACTAACGTCTTTACAAGTGACGTTAATGGGATGTTAGATTTCTGCAAGTGCGACATtgctatagacgtcggtttagtccaaagctcgacgtctataaagatATAAGACATTACACTAGATGTCGGTTAAGTGACacgtccgacgtctataaagccgtcaaacattgcattaccCGAAATCTTTGGGCACCATAGACGTCGGTCATTACATTAATCGATGTCTATGaagtgttgtgttttgatgcagTTTTTTTCATGTCTTTGGatagcgtagtagcacctccttcccttGTTAGTTTTCTCGTAAGAAAAAGTTAcatcttttggatttctcatgacatttcaacccaaagacgatcATTGCCTAGGTCCACtccgaccgccaatgaaaaagaatacggtgacaccgtattctcaccgttttctttttcattggcgatGGGAATGACTCTATGCAATGACCCAGGTTCGTCTTCGGGTTGGAATGCCACGAGAGATCCAAACAACGTAAGTTTTTCTtaggaggaaactagcaaagggagaaggtgcattacgctacccaaagacacaagaaaaacccgcaccaaaacaaaacaaaaacaaattttaatcggttcaaataaaagataatacatcaaagattactttaatcggattaaAAAGCAAGTTTAACCATATCAAAAGAGATTAAACGCACTTGTAAATTCAATGGAACGAAGAGAA contains the following coding sequences:
- the LOC106753262 gene encoding transcription factor MYB1R1 is translated as MSRTCSQCGNNGHNSRTCTDGGAAVSGGSSPRETGFMLFGVRVTEGISSFRKSASMNNLSQYDADSNTADTGYASDDVVHASGRTRERKRGVPWTEEEHRLFLLGLHKVGKGDWRGISRNFVKTRTPTQVASHAQKYFLRRHNQNRRRRRSSLFDITTDTVMESSTIMEEEQVQQETAAAPIPAAYPPSHYGGFPGAGFPMSLSPVVLPASSERLAKPIRPTPILPVPPSSKMASLNLKEKASPTNLIEPLPLSLNLPSPTPRSQDKSPAGSDHSSPSSSSSAFQAISAGKFGGGGDSIISVA